DNA from Musa acuminata AAA Group cultivar baxijiao chromosome BXJ1-5, Cavendish_Baxijiao_AAA, whole genome shotgun sequence:
ATACACAATACCGATAAGTATAATAAGGTCAATCAGCATGAGACGGCATTTCTTAGTTGTAACCGACTCCTTTGTCAATCAAGGGATATCTTTGTATATTCAGAAATAACAAAATAATGATGTCTTTGTTTTCTTGCAATATACACTAAACTAAAGGACAATATATTCATAAAACAAGGTACCAGTTAAGGATGCAATGGAATCTTACGTGGTCATCATGCAAATTTCAATCTCTAGAAATAGGCAAATTGCCAAAAGTTGCATAGAAAATACTAGCCTCTGGGTCTTCCCTTTTCTTTAAATGAAAGTTGGAAAACTAATCACTACAAACACAATTTTACAACATAATTTTGAGCCTTAATGATATTAGATAAGCAAAGGTGAGAAGAGAGATTGGAACCACATAATGATATCACACGCTCCTGCTTGGTAAAGATGTCCACTTCAGAAAACATAAGATCTTGAAATTTATGATGCCATGCTAAAGTATATAAAAATGGCTTTTGGTTGAGGATTCAGATGAGACAAGATAGAAATTAAGTCTATGAATGATTGAAAACTGTCTAAGAGGCATGAAGAGCAATGAAAAAATCCAATAAGATGAGAAACTGCAAATTAGTCAGTATGTTTACCTCTCAGGAGTAAGGTTTGTTGTTAGATGTCCATGAGATCTGATGAGTGATATTCTTTTTGCATAATTAATTGAATAGGTCTATGTAGTCATCTAAAATAAGAAACTGATCCATTTATTTTAACACAAGCGGGTAAACACATCATATTGCAATTAACCATTAGTTGCTTACTTTTCTAGTACCAaataaaagggggaaagaaaacccAAACCTAGTAGAACACTTGGTCTTATGATCAAGAATTTACATGCTCAGTACTAGACCCTGAACCATCAGTTCGGAATGTTAGTACTgagtaaaaaataaaagaaaaagaagggaaaccaaaaacaaaaaaaattgagaacagagaaagaaacacCTAAGAGTAGACGAGTGAGCTTACAATTGGCTCCTCTTCCAATTGTTCCCTTTCCAATGAGGGCACAAGAGAGGAACAGGGAAAGATAGAATTTTGCCATTACggatcacagagagagagagagagaaaggtcaCCATCATCATCGATATTTAGGCCttctaaaaatttattttaattagttGTAGTCAAAACTCAAAACCAGTCTGCATTTTGATGGAGACATAATATATGAATGGTCTGCAACTGACTTTTACTATCACTACAAGAGGATGATCGATGGCTGGTTTTACCCAATGCTTGACAAGAATTTTGATTTCACTGGCAAAACGAACGAAAAATGCTGGCTTGCAGCAAACCCCAACAAATATAATAATGACTAGTGTATGCTTCATGTTCTGCAAGTCAACTGAAACCTCCTATGTTATTAAATTATGTGGAACAGTAAAGTAAAATTCTAGTGCTTGCTGACCTTTGGCCAAGCTGCAGAAAGACTTGTAATGACCATCTTTGCAGCTTGCAATCCAAATGCTTTGTGACGAGCGACATTTAGTAGGTGACACATATATTCACTTTTAAACCTCATCAAGTATCTTATAGCCTGCAAAACAGTTTGGTTGACAAATCATACATGGACTCAGTAATGCAGAAACTAAAGCAACAAAAATAAATCACTAAAGATCATGCTGTATCAGAAAGCTTTATGGCAGATGATATGATTGCCAATTAAtggggaaaagaaaataaagtcaAGATTAACTAGAGCGAAGACCTGTGCTCGCCACCACCTCCTATCCATCTTTCGGTGGCTTCGAAGTAAACTCCCATCTACCTCTGTTGTTGGTTGCAGAAAACTCCATGGTCTACCCCATGCTCTAAATAACAGTTATTACAAATGTAAGGTGATATAAACAATCTCTAAACTACAAGAGAAATGAGTAAATGATGAGGAATTGTATACCTAGGTACCTTTCCAGCCCATATTTCCTTTGAGGTATAGTTGTCCTTGACTGTTATGATCCGTTTTTGCCAAGCTTCTTGACTCTTCATGagactaaaagcttgtttctgacACTCGGTGGATGTCTCGGCAAAGAAGTAGCAAGACCAGTGAGATCGTGAAGAACCTGTAAAATGGAAACTAGGATCAATGTGTACACCCATTTTGTAGAAAATAGAAAATTTTGTGTAGCTTGGGTAGAGACGAATGAGATGTTCAGATGTATTCTGCTCTAACGTGATGCCATAGAGACATCTTTAGATGATTAAACAGAGAACAGAACATAATCATCACTGCGAAGAAATATTACACCTTGGCAGCCACCATGATCTGCTCTGTTGTAGTAGTTTGTGACAAGAATTCGTTTCTCGTTTAACGCAATAGCCAGAAGCCCTGACATTCCAGCTAGTTGGGCCCCAATACCAAATCCTGGAAGCCTCTCCCAGTCAGCAAGTAGAAACCGCAGGTTAGGATCATTGCAGTTCTTGGGGTGCTGACAAACCCATATATCCCTCTGTACTAATCTAGTAAGAGGAAAATTGTCCTCATCTGATCCTACAACCTGGAAATAAACTttcatcaaatatcaagtaataatTCATGAACGATAAATAATTCAGGTGAACAAAACAGATAGCAGATCACATATACCAAGTTTGAATACGGGTATAAAGGCAATGCTCATAAGTTCCAAAGTAATGTATTTTTGGAAAAGTCTATCTCACAGTATGATGCTTTTCCCGGGTATGTATCAATTTTATACTTGACATTTCagcaatttatttcaaaatttttactgtaaattattcttttttttatttctgtcATCAAATGCGTCTAACAAAATAATAATCTATACGCGGTCCACAAAATTATAACCCTACAAAAGTACAACAAAAGAATGCATATGTAAAAGTATTTGACGAACTCCTGCATGTACCTCTGTTTCCCATAGAAGAGGAAGGAGATACAGAAGGCGAAACTTATTTGACAAAAAGGAAAATAAGTATGATGAAATTTCAGAGTTCTCATATCAGCTCAGAATCAGTGTGTAGATTAACTTCAACTATATTGTAACAAGCCAGTTTACTCCTGCAAATTCACATACCCAAGGAGGATAAGCATCTCCAAATTTTGCTTCATGATGATAATGAGTTTTCTCTGGATCTTTTGATGAGGAGGGATGAAGTAACTCCATTCCTAAAAATCCTCTCCACAAAGTCCAAGGAGGATAGCTTCCATTTTCACCATGGCTGTCAAACTGCTTGTACATTTGAGCATTCAGACTGCAGTTTTCAAAATGAGGAGCATCAGGAACATCAGCTCTAGCAAATTGATGCTCATCATCTCCATTCAGCAGAGCCCAAGCATTATACAGCATCATGACTCTCTCTTCATCACTTGGCTCTAGACCCGCCGAATGATCCTCTGAGACCTCTACTTTCTCTGTTATAGAGCTGTACATGCCTGATCTGCTAATACCTGCAATAACAAGAAAAGACTTGATTGTTTCTGGTTCACAATGTAAGACCAACTTGCAAAACTATCTCATCATAAGCAGCACAAATACTCTGCAACAAATTTCCTCGATCTGGAAAATGATTCATGATGTAACTTGAGAAGCAAGTGATCAAGAGCCACTTAAAACGAAAACAACATGTTATTTCATATTGTTCGCAGTTGATATTGAAAATCAACATTTTCCAAACTATccaggaaaaaggaaaaaaaaggaaacttTTTTGGCTGAAGATGGTGAACTCAGAATCTGCTCAGTCACATCCACCATCCAGAAAACAATTTTTACATCATCATCTAAATCAGCTATGCATTTAATTGTCAAAATTTGGCAATTGAAAACCTCAAACATCAGTCATCAAATTGTCCTTTTAGCTAGAATTCCTTGAAGAAAGCATCTTTAGTTGAAAAGAAATCAAGAACAAGGATTTTCATAAGCATGTGCATGAAAAAGGACAAGGAAACAAAAATAAATTGAAAAGAATATGCATGTAACTTTCTTTAGTTGGAAGTGCTTTAGTTGTACAGCGTAAAAGCAGAAGGGACTAATTTTGAAGCCCAACATTTAGGAATCTGCTTCTGAATAAGAGAAGAATTGATTGAGTAGAAACGATTCACATGAGAAGAATAGAATCAACCAAAAGTACCGAGTGAGAATGCCCTATTGGTTAATATGTTGGATAAATACTGGTACCATAAaataaaaccaccgaaatccgtgAAATTGATATGTTTTTTATCCTACAATTGTTACAGTAGTGTCTATGAAAGTAGTCAAGCAAGAATAGTAATAAGGAATAATTTCATTCTTCTGAAAGATTGAACTAaccagaagtccaaaagcttgaatTCTGCGAAACGGCTCCGGcggtccttgaatacaccaatccaACCTCTGTAGACCTGAGTGGAGCAACGGCAACCAGGAAGAGGTAGGTGATGCAGACACCACAGAAGAAACCCAGAACCCATATTTTGCATGGGGTGGAGTTGCCCATCTGCAAAGCCTTCTGAGAGAGAGCTCTCTCAAGACCCTTTTGAGCTGTT
Protein-coding regions in this window:
- the LOC103974939 gene encoding uncharacterized protein LOC103974939 isoform X1; this translates as MEPTAQKGLERALSQKALQMGNSTPCKIWVLGFFCGVCITYLFLVAVAPLRSTEVGLVYSRTAGAVSQNSSFWTSGISRSGMYSSITEKVEVSEDHSAGLEPSDEERVMMLYNAWALLNGDDEHQFARADVPDAPHFENCSLNAQMYKQFDSHGENGSYPPWTLWRGFLGMELLHPSSSKDPEKTHYHHEAKFGDAYPPWVVGSDEDNFPLTRLVQRDIWVCQHPKNCNDPNLRFLLADWERLPGFGIGAQLAGMSGLLAIALNEKRILVTNYYNRADHGGCQGSSRSHWSCYFFAETSTECQKQAFSLMKSQEAWQKRIITVKDNYTSKEIWAGKVPRAWGRPWSFLQPTTEVDGSLLRSHRKMDRRWWRAQAIRYLMRFKSEYMCHLLNVARHKAFGLQAAKMVITSLSAAWPKVAINKSEAGMERLVWSIHNPWIPRPLLSMHVRMGDKACEMKVVGFEHYMQLADRIRKHFPDLNSIWLSTEMQEVIDKTRRYPSWTFYYTNVTRQEGSMTMATYEASLGRETSTNYPLVNFVMATEADFFVGALGSTWCYLIDGMRNTGGKVMAGYLSVNRDRFW
- the LOC103974939 gene encoding uncharacterized protein LOC103974939 isoform X2, which translates into the protein MEPTAQKGLERALSQKALQMGNSTPCKIWVLGFFCGVCITYLFLVAVAPLRSTEVGLVYSRTAGAVSQNSSFWTSGISRSGMYSSITEKVEVSEDHSAGLEPSDEERVMMLYNAWALLNGDDEHQFARADVPDAPHFENCSLNAQMYKQFDSHGENGSYPPWTLWRGFLGMELLHPSSSKDPEKTHYHHEAKFGDAYPPWVVGSDEDNFPLTRLVQRDIWVCQHPKNCNDPNLRFLLADWERLPGFGIGAQLAGMSGLLAIALNEKRILVTNYYNRADHGGCQGSSRSHWSCYFFAETSTECQKQAFSLMKSQEAWQKRIITVKDNYTSKEIWAGKVPRAWGRPWSFLQPTTEVDGSLLRSHRKMDRRWWRAQAIRYLMRFKSEYMCHLLNVARHKAFGLQAAKMVITSLSAAWPKVAINKSEAGMERLVWSIHNPWIPRPLLSMHVRMGDKACEMKVVGFEHYMQLADRIRKHFPDLNSIWLSTEMQAFIDKTRRYPSWTFYYTNVTRQEGSMTMATYEASLGRETSTNYPLVNFVMATEADFFVGALGSTWCYLIDGMRNTGGKVMAGYLSVNRDRFW